In Syngnathoides biaculeatus isolate LvHL_M chromosome 5, ASM1980259v1, whole genome shotgun sequence, the following are encoded in one genomic region:
- the LOC133500922 gene encoding chondroitin sulfate proteoglycan 5-like isoform X5 gives MLPGEEDSSTFSISSSFSSSPTRSCAVDCACTPSMETSSCTAGCGRTRMARALPPLLLLLHFISVHGVVIATNTTELTAALNGTAAQSDQDAPTDVSHAVTMGTGPGGSINTVTPRAGRVARDGGGAEEQELSSGMFGEAAVPDVGGTLSPSEISPDSVEAELLLPGNRLPPDVTEEAEPVSRSEPPWIHTKDTAVFDLDRPSTAAPAPPATNAAHPDILHVDFFDPASRGRNLDLGPRPTSSLAHELQGGDPTSWAMPDSYDYLTPYDEGGSPTADKYPDTTTDNGGSPARPASFLPNGPRRGPPAPAPAPVDGSDGMGGCRPGYQMINATCRSPCDFDPNFCYNGGQCYLLEDSGTFCRCNVQDYIWHKGARCEAVVTEFQVMCLAVGASAVVVLLLFMMVVCFAKKLHVLKTENKKLRRRRMIPIPRTSWRSR, from the exons ATGCTGCCGGGTGAAGAAGACTCCTCTACCttttctatttcttcttctttttcttcttcacccACACGTTCCTGTGCTGTGGATTGCGCGTGCACGCCGAGCATGGAGACGAGCTCGTGCACGGCCGGCTGCGGACGTACGCGGATGGCACGCGCGCTCCCGcccctgctgctgctgttgcactTCATCTCTGTGCACG GAGTCGTCATAGCGACCAACACCACCGAGCTGACCGCCGCCCTCAACGGGACCGCCGCGCAAAGTGATCAGGACGCTCCGACTGATGTTAGCCACGCGGTCACCATGGGAACCGGCCCCGGTGGTTCCATCAACACTGTGACGCCCAGGGCGGGCCGCGTGGCccgcgacggcggcggcgccgaGGAGCAGGAGCTGAGCAGCGGCATGTTCGGTGAAGCTGCGGTGCCCGATGTGGGCGGCACCCTCTCGCCATCCGAGATCAGCCCCGATTCGGTCGAGGCGGAGCTCCTGTTGCCTGGCAACCGTCTCCCACCCGATGTCACGGAGGAGGCGGAGCCTGTGTCGCGTAGCGAGCCGCCGTGGATCCACACCAAAGACACAGCCGTGTTTGACCTCGACCGACCGTCCACCGCGGCCCCGGCGCCGCCCGCCACCAACGCCGCCCACCCCGACATCCTCCACGTGGACTTTTTCGATCCCGCCTCCCGTGGACGTAACCTGGACTTAGGTCCCCGTCCCACCTCATCCCTGGCCCACGAGCTCCAGGGTGGCGACCCGACGTCCTGGGCCATGCCTGACAGCTACGACTACCTGACCCCGTACGATGAAGGGGGGTCGCCCACCGCCGACAAGTACCCCGACACCACCACCGACAATGGTGGCTCTCCGGCTCGCCCCGCCTCCTTCCTGCCGAACGGGCCGAGGCGCGGGCCCccggcccccgcccccgcccccgtgGACGGCTCTGACGGAATGGGCGGCTGTCGCCCCGGCTATCAGATGATCAACGCCACTTGTCGCTCCCCTTGTGACTTCGACCCCAACTTCTGCTACAATGGAGGACAGTGTTACCTGCTGGAGGACTCTGGAACATTCTGCAG GTGCAACGTTCAAGACTACATCTGGCACAAGGGCGCCCGCTGCGAGGCGGTGGTGACGGAGTTCCAGGTCATGTGCCTGGCGGTGGGGGCCTCGGCCGTGGTGGTCCTGCTGCTCTTCATGATGGTGGTCTGCTTCGCCAAGAAGCTCCACGTACTCAAGACAGAGAATAAGAAGCTGCGCAGACGCAG